The sequence below is a genomic window from Ischnura elegans chromosome 2, ioIscEleg1.1, whole genome shotgun sequence.
attttatattattttaatgctcaTCTAGTTCtataaatatgtgaaattttagCCAGTTCATTTGAAGGAGATAAGCTAAGAGATGTAAATATATGTAgcaaataaagaatgaaattattGCTATTCTGGTCATAATCTGATCAAATTGAATGCGTCATTGACTGGGTTAGGAACATAGTTTCTCTTGAAAAACACGAATCTCTCCATACAATTATCCCATTTTTTAAAGTGGTTCAATCTTGAAGTTGACAATGATCTATGAGAGGAACAGATTCTCGAAAAACATTTAAACAGTGGTAGAGGATGTGAATTATTCCAAATCCTTCACGGTAGATGTGGTTGAAATTGTAACTTTACTATTTCctcacgattttttaaattttccgacTATGGTTACGTTATACGCAGAGTTATACTGTCAAATTTCTTGATCGGATAACGTTGTTACAAATCCATGAtcggaaatgcaaaaaaatcagtaAGCACAGCATTTCCAACTTCTACTCCTACGACCATGGTTTCTGCACAAAGTGAAATATTGAGCAGTTCatcgttataaaaaaatttcagcattactcataaaatttaaagtatttatagATACATCTCTAAGTCACTGTTTGGGTGGCCAAAGACATTCGTTTTTTGATTTGTTTTTCTACAAGATTCTCGTGAAAAAGCTATCGGTATCGTTCGAGAAACTTTGCCACTAAGCAAAGAGTTACGCTGAGAAATcctaaaagattttattttcaaggtactttatttttcgaaaaaaatagacTGAAATGCATAGTCTGAACTTTCTGGATCCAGGTTATTACTTATTTAGTGAGGATAGTGACCGGGATTTTCGGCATAGTAAAAGATGAACTAGATAAATATTTCTCACTGTCTTCTataattattgagaaaataatcCTCGGATATCGATGCATATTATTTTTCGCATATTTAAAAACGTAatagacctgatgatgacgctattCGCCAACACGTATTGTTATTTTCGCGATTTAAATGCTGGGCAATGCGAAAGGTAATGTTATTGGATTCACTTGTCATGCTTTAGCCTCGCCTGTTGAACTCACCAGTGGAGGATCTCTCGACGGATGAGTCGTCGTCCAGTTTGACGTCGATGACGGTGGCGGCGCTGCGTCCCTCGGCCGTGGTCGCCGACAGCCATGTGGGCAGTTGCACGCGGAGCACGTGCTCCCGGAAGAATCGGTCCACGCTGTCGTCCATGAGGCTCTCGAGCGCCTCCTGGCGCGCGTCAGCGGAGCGCGGCAGGCTCGCGTCCAGCGCCTGCTCGCTCGTCAGCGCCTCTCCCGCGCTCGCGTCGGCCGGGGCCGACCGCACCACGGAGAGGTAGCCGCCGAGGCTTCCGAACATGTCCCTGCGTCCCAGTCGCTCGATGAACACGAGAACCTTCTTCTGGATGCACGAGAAGGAGAACTTCATGACGCAGTCCTCGAAGACGCCGCTGAGGGCGTTCTCCTCGGCGTCGTCGACGGCGCGGGGCTCGGGGGCCGCGTTGGCCGCCGCGGCCCACCCGGCCACCAGCAGGACGATGAGCGCGAGGCCCGCGCTGCGCGACCCCATCCTCCGACCTCCAGACCTCATCTCTCCGAGCGCGAGCAGCCCTTTGACCGTGCCCAACTCACACACCGTAGCCGGTGCAGCGTGTAGCCAAACGTCGCTTAGACCACCCGTGACTCCTTGCTGCTAGCACTCGCTGTCTGTCTGCCTCTGTTCCACGCACTTGTGTGCCGTCTGCTACTCAACGATCGAGTGATGCCATTGGGGTGCCGCGGAGCCTATTTATCGGCGCGCAGGAAAGACGGTCAGTAGGTTCGGGATCCTCGCCACCCACCCCCCCCACCACCCAACATCATTCGGCTGCGCGCGCTAAGGagcctccccccctccccccaacacCTCACACACCCTCTTCTTGTTCGGGGGGTGGGGAGGCGGTCTTTGGGGGGCCCTCTCCAGAGTTCCCTTTTCAAAAAGCCCCCTCCCTCGCCGTGTGTACTTTCTTCATCCGTGCGCAACTCCATTCATGACGCCTTGTTGTTTTCACTCGTGGCGATCCGAGGACGCTGCGTGCTCGCGACATTTCGCCCCTTGGTAGTGCCTCAACCATTGCCATTCTCCCTGCCGTGCGTTCACAAGTTGACTCGGAGAGGCATTGAGTTACACACACACTTTCGGAGAGTGGCCATTGGTTCACAAAAGAACACATCTCTTGGAAGTAGACTTCAGCAAGGAAGATGATGATTATAGTCAGTCATATAAACCATTCAGTATTCTCTTCGCGCATGAAACACCATCTGAGCTTATATCGTTGAATTATTTCACGTACATGTGTGAATTATAGGTATTTCACTTATGGTTGATATTAAGCGaggttacgccaagttaagttgctTTGAGGTGACATATCCCTCCTTGGTCATTCGCTATAGCttgcgctatcatcttgaaatttccactACTCTCTTGACAATGCTTCTTTGTTTCTCAAAAGAATTATactctaaagaaaatattgatatacaATTTTCATATTATTGCTACAGGCAAGTGTAAAACAGAGTATTGTCACTTGCAGTGTAAAGTTTAGGGTTCTGGCATTAATTTTAAGTTCACCAAAAGAAGACCGGTTGAGCAGGCGTGCGCAGAAGCCATTGGGCTTGCGCCCTTTCACACGTTCGAATTGTATCCCAGACCGCACGGGCGGAATAGTCCACCccatattttttaagagtttaGAATACAATCATAGGAATTAGGGAACAATTCATCAGGTCATACATATGGAAAATGTTTCTTCATGAAACCTATGTGTGAAAGTTAGCAGAGAATTCAAATGTGgggagataaaaaatgttgtgcGGCAATGAAGACAAAATGATTCGATCGAGAAAGTAAAAATGAAGCGTTAAAAAGAGTGAGAAAAAGGAGAGTTCTTGGAAAAAACCTAAGAATAATTCGGTATAAGTGAATCGGTCGCATCATGGGACATGGCCTGGAGAAGACAAGGACATGTAGACGGGAAGAAAGGCTTAGGATTCCCCGATTAAAGTATGCTGGACAAGTTACTAAGGgtttaaaattgaagaattacataaatatgaaaagtttGTTAGACAAAAGGGCGGAGTTGAGAATTTCATCAAACCAAATGGAAAGTTAAAAATGATCGTaataaataaccattttgtcCATTGATTCTTAGATCCCTTGTTTTGCGGAGGTGATAACTGTCGATGTTCTTTGACTGCTGATATTGCTTGAACTGAACGGAAACGCAGCTATGAAGTGAAGAAGATTGGGTTGgaaattaatttccatttgaaGTGACGTGGAAGGCATAGACAGATCTAGGGGAAGGGGGTGgctcgggggcacgtgcccccccccaaccaacccttaaaaaatatgaaagatttttaatacggtctcgttataattgcgttcgttttgcgtcccccaccccccagaacaaaatcctgggtaTGGCCTTGCTTGTGTTCCCCacaaaagaaatcctggatccgcccctggtggtaGTTGAATCATGGCCGCTCTCGCCTCAAGACTAGGCGTTTATATTTTCACCCAAAGACTCGACTCTCCTCGCCAATCCATCGCCATCCAATTTCCAAGTTGAAGATAAGGTGTTTAGGTTTTCGGAATACTTGGGTCGgacatattaaaaatatcttaaatataaaaaatttctctcaacagtcaaaatacaaaacaaaaatcgCGCCGCACGTAGTTAATCCCATGGAATACGGCAATGGGCTAATAATGTTTGCGTGCACTTATCTATATCGCCATAAACTTGTTATCTGAGAGTATAGTCTCAACTCTTTTCGGTAAATACCTTAGagtaaattcaatttaaagaacaagatgttgacgtcacgagtccacactgtggcacacgTAGCGAGGGTCGTGCCGAATATGGAATTGTGAAATCCCTACATAATGTATTACTGGCCTACATTTGCTACCACAGCTCCAGTACTCCACTCCTTAGTTTTTTGAGAAAGTATCTTTTCTATCCTAATACAAGGTATTCAACCCTGCTACCTGGCCTTGAGAAaagttaagaaattttaaaagctctATCAAGcattgaaatacaatttttttcaattctgtcCACTCCTTGCATTGAGGATGGCTACCTTAAAGCGATTCGATGTGTAGTATCATCATCAGATATTGTTAATAGATTGAAAAGTTGACTTGATGACGACGGCATGCGTCGAAGCGAGTCGTATTAAACCTTTAAAATAAGAGGAGTGAATAGTATTAAGAAAACTATATTTCGATTTTGGATCATTTTGCGGCCTCGGCGGCGACGTCCCTTCATTCCATTCCCTTTGCAGAGGTGTTTTTGTTATATCTTGTAGGCTGTTTGAGCCCCCATGTTTCGGCCATAATTTGCTGTTTTCAGGGGgaattggaaatgaatatattaaaaaacacCGTTTTTTGCCGAGTGCTATTGAACTCGGagaattttttctaaatagaaAATGACCCATTAATCCATAAATAGTGGATATCTACGGTCACCTTTGGTACGTGGAGGATGCTTCTATTcttttaatttagaatttgaaGAATACCGTATTAGCCAATTACTTAAATCTCAGTTAAGGATAAAAGGCGGCTGTTGTACCGTAAAACCCTCCATGGTGGTGGTAGGGAAACTGAAGGTGAGCACATAGCTCGGGGTTTCGCGGAGCACGAGATGCAATGCGAGGGAGGATGGGATGGACACTCGCCCCCACCTCCTCCATCTGCCGCTCATCGGCCACTCACCCTCCGCACCCCCGGAACAACCCACTGCAGATTCCTCCCCCTTCTGCAGCCTCATACTCCCCCGCATTCCACCTCGTAAGGCGTGTGGCGGCGGGTACCCAGTCGTGATAAcaaaacatatcgatggctaagttctaacaacacgtatctcaaattcggccggtttgagatacGTGTCTTAAACAAAGctcaataacattaaaaaataaaatacaagcaaaaaacaactctttatttgtaagtgaatgcttccttttcagttttatgaacttttggtttttaatttcagtctgcAATCAAAAGTATTAATCGTTTGTTTGCTCTCCtgaaatgttgctatttttgagatacgtgttgttagaacatagccattGATACATGAAATAAAGCTTAAGAAAGGGAATGCGCGCGCTGAGTCTCACCTGGCATTTACTTAAATCATTTATCGTTATCGCGTAAAATACGAGTTCCTATACCTATGTGTCcgtttgccggcctcgatggcagCGGCATAAAGCCCTTGattgccaaacaagaggtcgcgggttctagtcccacCTGGAAAGGTTCTCACTTGCAGGGCGTGGTTTTTTGTGTACATTTAAGTTGTTTGCATGTTGAAAAACCCAGTAAGGCCAGATAGAGCTATTTTCGGTAGTATAAGAACAAATAGATATATATAATATCTCTCTTCACCTTTCTCTTCTCTTACCCTTTTTgccggacctagaaatatagtgaggctccaAAATGATCTTCTTCGTATcattctgaaagatatctttttgTAATTGTTCAAGGATCGTAGCCTAGCATGTATCTTCCGGGTatctagcggcttccagcctaatttgTATTAAAGCTGTGTTTTGCTTCCACTTTTATGGTAGCTTTTTTTGACGAATCACAAAGATTTCCCATATACttcattaagttcacggattaattctGTCTGCGCTGGTTTCCGTCTGCTCTCACCTTTGGAATGAAGGGGGGAtatgagagggggggggggcgttcaCCTCTCTTCCCTCAGGGCCATCCGGATTCGAGGAACTGCATTGCGCTCGCGAAAGGCTGAAAATTCACTTGCGGCCTTGGCCattatttgtagttttttttacgttctctttgttgtcgttgttattcaCAGTTCTCTCTAAACTTATAATAAATAAGGGTTATTCTTTCAAAGTGaactttaataaaatttcattttctgggTTGTGAACAAATAACGTACATGGAGgttttccttaaaaaaagttatatcgtcattaatataaaaaatacggaAAAGTGTGAAAATCGTTTAACTTGCACAATTCTATTTGTGTACTGTAATTTATTAGCCCGGCAATGGAAATTCTACTGTAGAAGCGTTTTTTGTTCAAGATAATTTGTTACGTGCCACATCTCAATGGAATCGGCACTGAGAGAACAATTACCTTTGGGATGCATGTACCTATCATTCCCTGAATCTTCAACTGTAGTTTACTGGACGTACTTGCCCCCAGACCGATGGATTAGCTCCTCTGAGAGAGGGTTTATTTCGAACTGGGTTAATACTTTTGTAATTCCTTCAGCTGCCAATTATGAGGTAAAAGCCGAAACCAAGAATTcagggaaataatctcataaaaagGAAATCGCTTACACTATAGCGATCCATATTGAGTGAGGCAACGAAAAAGGGAGGCATcgttgaaataatatatttttttgttttacgttATATTTTCCACTGCCACCAATGCTCAAATTCGTATCTTTGCAATGCTATTCCCCGCGAGTGTACATGCTATTTGAAAACATAAAGGATAAATAGATCTATCCGCACATTAATCGACGCGCGGAGGATATTTTAAGAACAGATTTAATTTCTCTCAAAGAGGCGACAACTATGAGCCGTAGTGGTGACTTCCCTACGTTATCCCATTGGGTCTCCTCCGAGCACCACCAACTTCACACAATTGAGATGAGAATCAAGGAAACTGGATAGCGTAGATGTCCGTGCAGTGGCCCGGTAAACAGAGGCCCGTGGTTCGTATCCCGATCCAGGTAAATTCTTATTTCCCTCGGCATTTGCTGTGAATATCACCGCCGTTCCCGCTGCAAAGTCGAAATACTCCACACGAGCGGTTTATTCATTGACGGTTGTGGCTATGGCTGAATAGTGGCCAATCACCAAGCACTATCGCCTCGGCAGTGTCCTTTTCGAGCCTATTGACGCTAACGCCACGAAACCTCAGCAATGTTCACCGACAATTTATCGAGCTGAATATTAAGGTCCATGTATTGAAAAACATGCGATAAATTATCTATAGGGAGATGTAAGCATGAGATACAAGTACCAATGCAAAGAATACGGAAATAAATTGTGCGGAATGTGATGAAATCAGTGTGGAAATAATGGTGGCGTTGGATTCATTTCGAATTAACGGGAAAATCACCGTAAAATTTAGTGTCCTATAATTTTATTCATGGGATTTTAATCCGTAAACATCTAGCTATGAATCGAAGAAAAAGATATTTCAGAATCGAAAACAACATGGATAAGAATTATGTTGGCGAAAGATTAGCAGGTTGGGGTTCAAAGTGGATGGTTGTGTCAAACCAATATAAGGATTGGTGATTGTTGATGATAATGATAGTATGGAATTGAAAATTCAATACCGCAAAACTAATCTATGTGGCTGTGGATTAACTCAGCTAACCTTGTGTGTGGCTGTTATCTTTATTAGAGTAATTTATGAGAGTAAATTATTgcgccatttattttttattttttgattatttacACAATGTATCCGAATAATCAATTTCCAACAatccaaatttataaaataaatcaattccgGTGTACGTTATTCATAACAATGGAACCATTTTTCCCCAACTGTAGTTAATTTAGAATATCTTATTGAATATATAATTGATTGGACGATACAGgattgattcatttttattttttctaactcaCTTCATCTGATTATTACGATCAACTCAATCAAACCGTAGAAGAAATACAAGACGATCGTCTGGTTTTGGCGTTGGAAATCAAAGGAATTGTATCATGCTATTTGAATTTTTCCTTCCAATATGCATTCACTGCTCGGATTTTGACACTCTATGGCTCCTGATTCGAGTGAACCCGGTTCAAAAACATTAAtggctaattttggttttcaATTAAGAGGATGCAACAGCTTCCACTAGAGCGTTCTTTTTTGTGACTTTTTAActgttgaaatatgaagatatcgGGGCGTTACAGGCTAAATTCTTGTCAAGATTTGCCTGTATCCCAGAACGGAACATTTCACATCTGCATTTTCTCATACTCCATGCACCCTAGACATTTCAAGACgacagttttatttttgaataatttttgctaCACGAAATCATTCAAAAGGCGACCCCATGTGTGGAaatgatgcgtcttcttaaattTCCTTTTCCACCTCGAAAAAATGTGAAGCAGCTAAAGCCTCTTGGTAGAGGAGGTGTATAACCTTGTATACGAAGTATTTAATAACGCACTTTCCTGCAAAAATAGAGAAATCTCAATGTTTCCCGGATTCATGCGATCTTCTTGGAAAATTTAGGCTATATCGACGAAACCCTTTCTGcctttgattttattgaaaatttcaaacttccgTGAAAATTGAGACATTGGTACACTCCACCGACCCtctaaatttcaagatgatatagaTGAGTTTTGGATGCCgccaaggaaaggaaaaatgcGGCCGGTGGAGAGCAGTATAGGATGGGTGTCGCCTGGGCGAGTGGGCGTTGGAAAGTGCATCCGTTGGGAGGAAGGAATGCGTGGTCGCGTGAGGAGGGAAGGAACTGCAATGGAATTCCTTGCATTCAGACCAGTGCACAGCAGCAGCATCTTTCACATTTACCCCTTGGTGACACTTGTATGttaagaaaataatcatttcttCAAATGATTCTTAAATCCCCATTGGTTTGTGGCTATGGAATGTGCTGCTGCTATGCGAGTTCAAAGTTTGGCCAGTAAATATTACTTTAACTGCTGAtgccttattttttcattattagcgATGAAATCCAATTTTTACATATAGGGATAATATTTGGACACGACTTTTGTATCATATTTGAGTAAAGGGTCGAACCTACTATTTATTTGTACGGGGATGTATGAATCTGAATACGTATCcatgtttggcaaaatatctctcttatttcatcgtttctcattttgtttttcattccgcAAGTTACCAAAGAAGTGAATTGCGTGACGCTAATCTCATTTTGCCCCACTTCATCTTGTTTCGACCTGCTGTGTCACTTCATCGTGGAGCACGTGGGCTCCCTCCTGCTTTGTGGCGATGGCGGTGTGCTGGTcggggcgggggggaggggggagccCTCGTCCTTCGCCTTTGACCTCGATCGCCATTGTGATATCCACGCGCTCTTCGCGTTCGCCTAACCAATCGCACATTCATTCCGATTGGCATTCTTTCCTTTCAACCCTTTGAGAGTCGTTTCAAATTGCCTGAGTGCAAAATCAGTGGATTCACGATTGACTCAAGTAAATTTGGAGTGTCTGGATAAAATTGTTTTTGGCTTGATTTGCTGGAAGTTTGTTATATCCACGATGagagaacacaaatggtaatttccacactttttaattccaaagctcatcaaccgaccatggtttcaacgcattgCGTCATTGTCAAGGTGAACTACCTTGAAATTGACACCGtgtgctgaaacctgggtcggttgttgagttttggaattaaaaagtgtggaagttaccatttgtgttctctCATCATAGAGTGTCTGTTTCTGCGTTGATACTGATACGTTTGCGGTATATTATTATGTTAATAAGTTCCCTTCATACTCGTCGTGCACatgttactttaatttttattcatctgtTTGCGAGTCACTTATTGATTCC
It includes:
- the LOC124174159 gene encoding uncharacterized protein LOC124174159, with amino-acid sequence MRSGGRRMGSRSAGLALIVLLVAGWAAAANAAPEPRAVDDAEENALSGVFEDCVMKFSFSCIQKKVLVFIERLGRRDMFGSLGGYLSVVRSAPADASAGEALTSEQALDASLPRSADARQEALESLMDDSVDRFFREHVLRVQLPTWLSATTAEGRSAATVIDVKLDDDSSVERSSTERILRRKKKKLLLGLLLLFKLKFTLMFFAALGLLGLKAIKALIIAKAAFALSAFLLFRKLMSLRGTAYHGHKEVSGGGYGGDSYSSIGDSGYGGGHAEHGWAARSQQEAADPHKLAYRAYAGNKLQ